Proteins encoded within one genomic window of Aphelocoma coerulescens isolate FSJ_1873_10779 chromosome 9, UR_Acoe_1.0, whole genome shotgun sequence:
- the MB21D2 gene encoding nucleotidyltransferase MB21D2 isoform X2, translated as MVQKLDQKLPVANEYLLLSGGVREGVVDIDLDELNVYARGTDYDMDFTLLVPALKLHDRNQPVTLDMRHSALCHSWLSLRLFDEGTISKWKDCCTIVDHINGATNYFFSPTKVADWFYESISIVLSEIQKKPQRGMPKVEKVEKNGTIISIILGVGSSRMLYDIVPVVSFKGWPAVAQSWLMENHFWDGKITEEEVISGFYLVPACSYKGKKDNEWRLSFARSEVQLKKCISSSLMQAYQACKAIIIKLLSRPKAISPYHLRSMMLWACDRLPASYLAQEDYAAHFLLGLIDDLQHCLVNKMCPNYFIPQCNMLEHLSEDTVMLHARKLSSVRSDPAEHLRTAIEHVKAANRLTLELQRRGSTTSIPSPQSDGGDPNQPDDRLAKKLQQLVTENPGKSISVFINPDDVTRPHFRIDDKFF; from the coding sequence ATGGTTCAGAAACTTGACCAGAAGCTGCCTGTAGCCAACGAGTATCTGCTGCTGTCGGGCGGCGTGCGGGAAGGTGTGGTGGACATTGACCTTGATGAGCTGAATGTTTATGCCCGGGGCACAGACTATGACATGGACTTCACCCTGCTGGTGCCTGCGCTGAAGCTGCATGACCGCAACCAGCCAGTCACGCTGGACATGCGCCACTCGGCCCTGTGCCACTCCTGGCTGAGCCTGCGCCTGTTCGATGAAGGAACCATCAGCAAATGGAAGGACTGCTGCACAATCGTGGACCATATCAATGGAGCTACCAATTACTTCTTCTCCCCAACAAAAGTTGCAGACTGGTTCTATGAATCCATTAGCATTGTCCTCTCTGAGATCCAGAAAAAGCCCCAACGAGGGATGCCAAAGGTGGAGAAGGTAGAAAAGAATGGGACTATCATATCCATCATTTTGGGAGTGGGCAGCAGCCGCATGCTGTATGACATTGTCCCTGTGGTGTCCTTCAAAGGCTGGCCAGCTGTGGCACAGAGCTGGCTGATGGAGAACCACTTCTGGGATGGGAAGATCACAGAGGAGGAAGTCATAAGTGGCTTTTACTTAGTGCCTGCATGTTCCTACAAGGGGAAGAAGGACAATGAATGGAGGCTGTCATTTGCCAGGAGTGAAGTGCAGCTGAAAAAGtgcatctccagcagcctcatgCAAGCCTACCAGGCCTGCAAAGCCATCATCATCAAACTGCTGTCCCGCCCCAAAGCCATTAGTCCATATCACCTGCGGAGCATGATGCTGTGGGCTTGTGACAGGCTACCAGCTAGCTACCTGGCCCAGGAGGATTATGCAGCCCATTTCCTCCTGGGTCTCATTGATGATCTCCAGCACTGCTTGGTCAACAAGATGTGCCCTAACTACTTCATCCCGCAGTGCAATatgctggagcacctctccgaAGACACCGTCATGCTCCATGCGCGGAAGCTGTCCTCGGTGCGCTCCGACCCTGCCGAGCACCTCCGAACTGCCATCGAACACGTCAAAGCAGCCAACAGGCTCACCCTGGAGCTCCAGCGGCGGGGCAGCACCACCAGCATCCCCTCCCCACAGTCAGATGGAGGGGACCCCAACCAGCCTGATGACCGATTAGCCAAAAAGTTGCAACAGCTAGTGACTGAGAACCCTGGGAAGTCCATCTCTGTCTTCATTAATCCAGATGATGTCACAAGGCCCCACTTCAGAATTGACGATAAATTTTTCTGA